CACAAAGAGCCAGGCCACAATCCAGCTGAACCAATGGCTCCTGCGCAGCCGCACGCAAAAGCTGAGCACAAAGAGCGTCAAGAAGGCCACCAGCAGGCACAGGAATCCGGCCAGCACATAGTTCACATTCGGCTTGAGGGTCTCCGCGATGAGCATCAAGTGAAAGGATgcgacaaacacaaacattccAGCCGTCATGTAGCAGCGCCGCAtaaacttttccacttttcgaGGCTCATTCTCCTCGATGGCCGTCTCTTGGTTGTTGGCTGGAAACTGAACCTGTCTGTTGGGCAGTGGCGCCATGGACTGGTTGTTCCGCTGACCCTGCTCCGCCTGTCGTCGATTCAGACAACTCTGCTGAGGCTGTGGCACGGGCGATGGAAAGTGATGCAGATGGTGGAGGCCAATGGGCCTCAATGCCACCCCGTAGCGTCTCGGACTGGCTCTACGCATTTTCCTTTGGGGATGtaaccaaaaacacacaattttgaCACTTAAAGCAGAGTTCCTACTCCGAAACGTTATCCGAATGGAATGGCAGGTTCTTGACATACATAGTCCTATTAATATCCAAATTTATGTGAGCggaacagcaaagcaaagttcCTTTTTACTG
The sequence above is a segment of the Drosophila subobscura isolate 14011-0131.10 chromosome U, UCBerk_Dsub_1.0, whole genome shotgun sequence genome. Coding sequences within it:
- the LOC117901905 gene encoding uncharacterized protein LOC117901905, whose translation is MRRASPRRYGVALRPIGLHHLHHFPSPVPQPQQSCLNRRQAEQGQRNNQSMAPLPNRQVQFPANNQETAIEENEPRKVEKFMRRCYMTAGMFVFVASFHLMLIAETLKPNVNYVLAGFLCLLVAFLTLFVLSFCVRLRRSHWFSWIVAWLFVELSAMGVGLVLVERTLKTVCLAWIVCLTVLFFCYSLGTWLPMCLLPGEITMCISLILFTVSCVIVISLYMATDDPLYHTIYFSLLCAVLVPGSIYHAEIVHGRRFNLPSHEFVYCATTVYVHALMFFVSIYYLMWIHEN